The Plasmodium berghei ANKA genome assembly, chromosome: 12 genome contains a region encoding:
- a CDS encoding protein ARV1, putative: protein MICIKCGWCNSQIYTIFDKSNIKLNECHNCNKICDEYIEKNSFIIFMNILFLRPEIYRHIVFNRLKYSDKFIHVFFFKIIIIFLIINVYLHPKFENDYANNKFTNIFLMNTDLDISIQNTSPSYNCSSYTLFTYKYNEKNNLYGLHNIFHNSNISNLVNIYKNKLLTCIFDNKFKNENICIPNKYNKYSDHDEWIINLLLHNNNNKNNRFNIHNGHKCKIIDNDEIDEKKKYIIRRKEENVNNIINAKQTSDINVTNTKRQYGVTYYLEKGINFIKNRIKYESIFYMKKRKTLLKNNFITFKNFDENTNLNQTINVLIYDHNKGYKIIFDHIENKTYDINYIISFLRNIFFYEPNYALKNSYLKNEETVYIQNDSSNDICYGKQKYEFNVLEKKNSMCYEYENSEYNINGLENVCPYFLKNINLVLDKTKMEKDIKGKQNMDQNNFSVEQISMYSKILYSNLDNEKYILKICNSSFSFKKLKFVTINYLIYFLLLCAFTYFFKLYQQRRYKINIIMVKYNYLFMLFILSNYPLLIYFILKIFNYNYINIYLNIYTLVCNIIAYNIFISNDGNYIFYSIVSVLVSYLLKTLFMIQIISYI, encoded by the coding sequence ATGATTTGCATAAAATGTGGTTGGTGTAATTCCCAAATTTACACCATTTTTGACAAAAGCAATATAAAGCTCAACGAATGTCACaattgtaataaaatatgcgatgaatatatagaaaaaaatagttttataatatttatgaatatattatttttaagacCAGAAATATATAGACATATTGTTTTCAATAGATTAAAATATAGtgataaatttatacatgtatttttttttaaaattataataatatttttaataataaatgtatatttacatcctaaatttgaaaatgattatgcaaataataagtttacaaatatatttttaatgaataCAGATTTAGATATATCTATTCAAAATACATCGCCAAGTTATAATTGTTCTTCTTATAcattatttacatataaatataatgaaaaaaataatttatatggtttacataatattttccataattcaaatatatcaaacttagttaatatatataaaaacaaactTTTAACTTGTATTTTTGAcaacaaatttaaaaatgaaaatatatgtataccaaataaatataacaaatacTCTGATCATGATGAATGGATTATAAATCtattattacataataataataataaaaataaccgatttaatattcataatGGACACAAATGCAAAATTATTGATAATGATGAGatagatgaaaaaaaaaaatatataattagaagaaaagaagaaaacgttaataatattataaatgcAAAACAAACTAGTGATATTAATGTAACTAATACAAAAAGACAATATGGGGTAACATATTATCTCGAAAAAggtataaattttattaaaaatagaataaaatatgaatcaattttttatatgaaaaaaaggaaaacattgctaaaaaataattttataacctttaaaaattttgatgaaAACACAAACTTGAACCAAACAATAAATGTGCTTATATATGATCATAATAAAggatataaaataatttttgatcatattgaaaataaaacatatgatataaattatataatatccTTTTTAcgtaatatatttttttatgaaccAAATTATGCTCTCAAAAATagttatttaaaaaatgaagaaactGTCTACATACAAAATGATAGTAGCAATGATATTTGTTAtggaaaacaaaaatatgaatttaatgttttagaaaaaaaaaattcaatgTGTTATGAATACGAAAATAGTGAATATAACATAAATGGCTTAGAAAATGTTTgcccatattttttaaaaaatataaatttagtTCTTGACAAAACTAAGATggaaaaagatataaagGGTAAACAGAATATGGATCAAAACAATTTTAGTGTTGAACAAATTAGTATGTATtccaaaatattatattcaaatttagacaacgaaaaatatattttaaaaatatgtaattcGTCATtctcatttaaaaaattaaaatttgtaacaattaattatttaatatattttttacttttatgTGCATTTACatacttttttaaattatatcaacaaagaagatataaaataaatattattatggttaaatataattatctttttatgctttttatattaagtAATTATCCAttacttatatattttattttaaagatatttaattataattacataaatatatatttaaatatctACACACTTGTTTGTAACATAATAgcttataatatatttatatcaaatgatggaaattacattttttattctataGTTTCTGTATTAGTTAGTTACTTATTAAAAACCTTATTTATGATTCAAATAATCtcttatatttaa
- a CDS encoding proteasome subunit beta type-5, putative yields the protein MMQYSTDFMSQIDNLINDEEENVNTTDELEFCIAPISVPRNFIKYAKTENKKLFDFHKGTTTLAFKFKEGIIVAVDSRASMGSFISSQNVEKIIEINKYILGTMAGGAADCFYWEKYLGQIIKIYELRNNEKISVRAASTILSNILYQYKGYGLCCGIILSGYDHTGFNMFYIDDEGKKVEGNLFSCGSGSTYAYSILDSAYDYNLSVDQAVELGRNAIYHATFRDGGSGGKVRVFYIHKNGYSKIIEGEDVYDLHYHYTNPSQKDQYVM from the coding sequence ATGATGCAATACAGTACTGACTTTATGAGCCAGATTGATAATTTGATAAACGATGAGGAAGAAAATGTCAATACTACTGATGAACTTGAATTTTGTATAGCCCCAATAAGCGTTCCAAGaaatttcataaaatatgcaaaaacagaaaataaaaaattgtttgaTTTTCATAAGGGTACTACAACATTagcatttaaatttaagGAAGGTATTATTGTCGCAGTGGATTCAAGAGCTTCCATGGGTTCTTTTATATCTTCTCAAAAtgtagaaaaaattattgaaataaataaatacatattagGAACAATGGCAGGTGGAGCAGCTGATTGTTTTTATTgggaaaaatatttaggtcaaataattaaaatatatgaattaagaaataatgaaaaaatatcagTTAGAGCAGCTAGTACAATATTaagtaatattttatatcaaTACAAAGGATATGGTTTATGCTGTGGAATAATATTAAGTGGTTATGACCATACTGGatttaatatgttttatattgaTGATGAAGGTAAAAAAGTTGAGGGGAATTTATTTAGTTGTGGTAGTGGTAGTACATATGCTTATTCTATTTTGGATTCCGCCTatgattataatttatcagTTGACCAAGCAGTTGAGCTTGGTAGAAATGCAATTTATCATGCTACGTTTAGAGATGGAGGTTCGGGTGGAAAAGTAAgagttttttatatacataaaaatggatataGCAAAATTATTGAAGGTGAAGACGTATATGATTTACACTATCACTATACAAACCCATCACAAAAGGATCAATATGTTATGTAA